One genomic region from Alteromonas pelagimontana encodes:
- a CDS encoding sodium-dependent transporter, whose translation MSETREQFGSRIGFILAAAGSAVGIGNLVGFPVGAAKNGGGAFLLMYAVFVFAICLPVMLAEMSVGRHTKKDPLGAYRMLGGNSPHWKLAGWLSIITPFMIAVFYLVITVWIFGYLFEVVTGNLEALADPDTFSTFINSPNIFIYMALVVGIVYLILQGGVKDGIEKAAKLLMPSLFVMLLLLVIFVLTQDNAMAGVRFYLIPDFSKINASVVNGALSQAFFSLSLGMGIMITYGSYIDNQADVPNSAKLVAITDTAVAFVAGLMILPAIFSFNPNTNPADLSESSIGMIFTFLPKIFLALQSSIGFVGASAVAGIFFLLVFFAAITSLVSIFEVPVAALMDEKGVSRKKALLLLGLLMVVLASICAISFGFSDFFTSFTSYAGSSKSFFDVVYDVFYDTILPLNGFLICIFVIYRWRRANFNRALDEGAPNYKGSLFERYVNLSVGTFIPLILLVIFVNTVALKYFGISLFG comes from the coding sequence ATGAGCGAGACCAGAGAACAGTTCGGATCGCGCATTGGTTTTATTCTAGCCGCGGCGGGTTCGGCTGTAGGAATTGGCAATCTGGTGGGTTTTCCTGTCGGAGCTGCAAAAAACGGTGGTGGAGCATTTCTGCTGATGTACGCTGTGTTTGTTTTTGCCATTTGCTTACCGGTTATGCTGGCAGAAATGTCCGTCGGGCGCCACACTAAAAAAGATCCGCTCGGCGCGTATCGGATGTTAGGCGGTAACTCGCCGCACTGGAAGCTCGCTGGCTGGCTCTCTATCATTACCCCTTTTATGATTGCGGTGTTCTACCTGGTAATTACAGTATGGATATTCGGCTATTTGTTTGAAGTGGTGACCGGCAATCTGGAAGCGCTGGCGGATCCGGATACCTTTAGTACTTTCATTAACAGCCCTAATATTTTTATCTACATGGCGTTAGTGGTCGGGATTGTTTATCTGATATTGCAGGGCGGAGTGAAAGACGGTATCGAAAAAGCGGCGAAACTGCTGATGCCTTCACTGTTTGTGATGCTGTTATTGTTGGTAATTTTTGTGCTTACCCAAGATAACGCCATGGCTGGGGTGAGGTTCTATCTGATCCCTGATTTCTCAAAAATTAACGCCTCTGTGGTGAACGGAGCTTTGTCCCAGGCGTTTTTCTCGTTGTCTCTGGGAATGGGGATAATGATCACTTATGGCAGTTATATCGATAATCAAGCTGACGTGCCTAACTCAGCAAAGCTTGTGGCCATAACGGATACTGCAGTGGCGTTCGTTGCCGGATTAATGATACTTCCTGCTATTTTTTCATTTAACCCGAATACAAATCCAGCAGATTTAAGTGAATCATCTATAGGAATGATTTTTACTTTTCTTCCCAAAATATTTCTGGCCTTACAATCAAGTATCGGTTTTGTGGGCGCGTCAGCTGTGGCTGGCATTTTCTTTCTATTAGTATTTTTTGCTGCAATTACGTCTCTAGTCTCCATTTTTGAAGTACCAGTTGCAGCATTAATGGACGAAAAAGGCGTAAGCCGGAAAAAGGCACTTTTACTTCTGGGATTGTTGATGGTCGTACTTGCGTCTATTTGTGCTATTTCATTTGGATTCAGTGACTTTTTTACCTCATTTACCAGTTATGCAGGCTCTTCTAAATCGTTCTTTGATGTAGTATATGACGTGTTCTATGACACTATTTTGCCGCTGAACGGTTTTTTGATTTGTATTTTTGTTATATATCGCTGGAGACGAGCCAACTTTAACAGGGCACTGGATGAAGGTGCGCCTAATTACAAAGGCAGCTTGTTTGAGCGGTACGTCAATTTGTCAGTGGGTACATTTATTCCATTAATTCTTCTGGTGATATTTGTAAACACTGTGGCATTGAAATATTTTGGTATCAGCCTTTTCGGCTAA
- a CDS encoding DUF2884 family protein, which yields MKKLTLITAAIGSALFVSSAYADVNIDSDCEIDLHGDMQYYKGLLTVKLENGSTMTIKPNHELAINGSAVSLDDEQQQWVEDYYRHIDTSIPMTLNIAKEGLELASVAVGEVFGELLGHDDEMVMEFQQTFDSMSAEMQSHFYDENGNIRVDSSQFSDDGWFDSAWEDRFESQMEKMMSQSMGKLLIAIGTEMIWDGGDMSAFEERMEKFGESIEERVEGQAEALEVKADALCEALSKADHAENRMRQNISGLEGLNLLEINRDNMQM from the coding sequence ATGAAAAAGTTAACTCTGATCACTGCCGCTATAGGAAGCGCACTGTTTGTCTCCTCTGCTTACGCCGATGTCAACATTGACTCAGACTGTGAGATTGATCTTCACGGCGACATGCAATATTACAAAGGGCTTCTTACGGTAAAGTTAGAAAACGGCAGCACCATGACCATTAAGCCAAATCACGAGTTGGCGATAAACGGTTCGGCAGTGTCTCTGGATGATGAGCAACAACAGTGGGTAGAGGACTATTATCGGCACATAGATACCTCAATTCCTATGACGTTAAATATAGCCAAAGAAGGATTGGAATTAGCTAGTGTTGCGGTGGGGGAAGTCTTTGGGGAATTGCTGGGTCATGATGATGAAATGGTTATGGAATTTCAACAGACTTTCGACTCAATGTCCGCCGAAATGCAGTCTCATTTTTATGATGAAAACGGCAATATCAGGGTTGATTCCTCACAGTTTAGCGATGACGGCTGGTTTGACAGCGCCTGGGAAGATCGCTTCGAAAGCCAGATGGAAAAAATGATGAGCCAGTCAATGGGTAAGTTACTGATTGCCATTGGAACCGAAATGATCTGGGATGGCGGGGATATGTCAGCCTTTGAGGAAAGAATGGAAAAGTTTGGTGAAAGTATCGAAGAGCGTGTTGAAGGCCAGGCAGAAGCTTTGGAAGTCAAAGCCGATGCGCTATGCGAAGCGTTATCGAAAGCAGATCATGCTGAAAACCGGATGCGCCAAAATATTTCTGGTCTTGAGGGCCTGAACCTGCTGGAAATTAACCGCGATAACATGCAAATGTAG
- a CDS encoding CLCA_X family protein, which produces MANGRLHGEFFRNGPSHRDGADVSFQDIRKLFNFSTISVGRWVTPAEQQLAANLFFDALCDLVDILQINELVISLNGSLSLAFGTGGQKHVSAHYNSTKRQLALAKNAGGGALAHEWFHAFDHYIAAKVFPSSAIGSFASQAWLDDAQALDHPLNSQLCDCFKLLFLNDQSAPSNYLLRSIEADRALKMYYYAMPQEMAARAFEACVQDQPMKNAFLVQGTKMSTEARLGIYPHGTLRKQLNHALMLYFYQLGIALANKVT; this is translated from the coding sequence GTGGCTAACGGAAGATTACATGGCGAATTTTTTCGCAACGGCCCTTCCCATCGCGATGGTGCAGATGTCAGTTTTCAGGATATTCGCAAGTTATTTAACTTTTCTACCATTTCTGTAGGTCGGTGGGTAACGCCCGCAGAACAGCAACTGGCCGCCAATCTTTTTTTCGACGCCCTTTGTGATCTTGTGGATATTTTGCAAATCAACGAACTGGTGATCTCGCTGAACGGTTCTCTATCTTTAGCGTTTGGTACAGGTGGGCAAAAACATGTAAGCGCTCATTACAACAGTACAAAACGTCAACTGGCGCTAGCGAAAAATGCCGGCGGAGGTGCTCTGGCGCACGAATGGTTTCACGCTTTTGATCATTATATTGCAGCTAAAGTCTTTCCTTCATCTGCAATCGGTAGTTTTGCTTCACAAGCCTGGCTGGATGATGCACAAGCTCTTGATCATCCGCTGAATTCCCAGCTTTGCGATTGTTTTAAGCTGTTGTTTCTCAACGATCAGAGTGCGCCAAGCAACTATTTATTGCGATCAATTGAGGCTGATCGCGCATTAAAAATGTATTATTATGCAATGCCTCAGGAAATGGCAGCGCGAGCATTTGAAGCCTGTGTCCAGGATCAGCCTATGAAAAACGCTTTTCTGGTACAGGGAACAAAAATGTCGACAGAGGCTAGACTTGGCATTTATCCTCATGGTACTTTGCGTAAACAACTTAATCATGCATTAATGTTGTATTTTTACCAGCTCGGGATCGCTCTGGCGAATAAGGTAACGTAG
- a CDS encoding ExbD/TolR family protein has protein sequence MKRKKHTSVDDEAQIDMTPMLDIVFIMLIFFIVTTSFVKEKALDVNRPEDSNANPNEPSKALSIRIDENGTITMAGREVDIRRVVANAQTFLANNNTDTAAIQADEDTEHGIVVEVMNQVKIAGIDKVSVLVKS, from the coding sequence ATGAAAAGAAAAAAGCATACATCGGTCGATGACGAAGCGCAGATTGACATGACGCCTATGTTGGACATTGTGTTCATCATGTTGATCTTCTTCATTGTTACCACTTCCTTCGTAAAAGAGAAAGCGCTGGACGTGAATCGCCCAGAAGATAGCAATGCTAATCCGAATGAGCCTTCTAAAGCATTGTCTATTCGTATTGATGAGAATGGCACAATTACTATGGCGGGTCGTGAAGTAGATATTCGTCGGGTTGTGGCAAACGCACAAACTTTCCTGGCGAACAACAATACTGACACTGCAGCAATTCAAGCTGACGAAGATACCGAACATGGTATTGTCGTAGAAGTTATGAACCAGGTTAAGATTGCTGGCATTGATAAAGTATCGGTTCTGGTAAAATCTTAA
- a CDS encoding tRNA1(Val) (adenine(37)-N6)-methyltransferase codes for MSKGFKCKQFFVAHDACAMKVSTDSLILGSWAEPQDAKKILDIGTGSGLLSLMLKQRAHQEAVVYGVEIDNRAAQQAVQNVADSPWASHIVIVNQPIQNLNDDTSYDVIITNPPYFMQPAARTNAYHQQTQQRVFARQDTSLSPQELFAEVGKRLSSVGRFYCLYPSSRKREVEKTAQEHGLYLRRTLEIKNNEGAPSHVCAFEWGFDPVTAPQRSTLVIRQPNGQYSKEFRMMCQSYYLNF; via the coding sequence ATGAGTAAAGGTTTTAAGTGTAAGCAGTTTTTTGTGGCTCACGATGCCTGCGCTATGAAAGTCAGCACTGACAGTTTGATCCTGGGAAGCTGGGCCGAACCACAGGATGCCAAAAAAATACTGGATATCGGGACGGGCAGTGGGTTGCTGAGTTTAATGCTAAAGCAGCGAGCGCATCAGGAAGCGGTGGTGTATGGGGTAGAAATTGATAATCGCGCCGCGCAACAGGCGGTCCAAAACGTAGCGGATTCTCCATGGGCTTCACATATTGTTATTGTTAATCAGCCGATACAGAACCTGAATGACGACACGTCTTATGATGTGATTATCACTAATCCGCCTTATTTTATGCAGCCAGCTGCGCGCACCAATGCTTACCATCAGCAAACGCAACAGCGAGTATTTGCCCGACAGGATACCTCGCTATCGCCTCAGGAACTGTTTGCAGAGGTAGGTAAGCGACTTTCGTCCGTCGGACGTTTTTATTGCTTATATCCGTCAAGCCGTAAAAGGGAGGTAGAAAAAACAGCGCAAGAACATGGTCTTTATCTGCGCAGGACATTAGAGATCAAAAACAATGAAGGAGCTCCCAGTCATGTATGTGCCTTTGAGTGGGGCTTTGACCCAGTGACAGCACCCCAAAGAAGTACGTTGGTAATCCGACAACCGAACGGACAGTATTCAAAAGAATTTCGCATGATGTGCCAGTCTTATTATCTCAACTTTTAA
- a CDS encoding metallophosphoesterase family protein — MSSSRQQLSLQIGATDGNAPEIEKTESECLPVGKAAYVYLLQTTFVAPLRAGEKYHYDIHIEDSATASHWQQEKRELLYTNENHLSFRWQPKLSNVLHGSCRKPHHPADDALVRVDELIADECLGKSKRPDLLLLTGDQVYADDVAGPMVQAIQQVINLLGLFQEPLKGAIVNHSDALPDSPYNLYRREQILPQISTNTVLSKIFFGAKKKPVFTSVNAQNHLIAFAEIMAMYLLVWSPVLWRGITFNKSAVNHTFHARFEEEEAAINGFCASLPKVRRAMAHIPVYMIFDDHDVTDDWNLNRGWEEEVYGHPLSRRMVGNALMGYWLCQGWGNKPDKFAAILTQAKQVFTDTGLKQHDKFIDTLFDFEDWHYNLQTQPPLHVLDTRTRRWRSESSLHKPSGLMDWEALCEFQQDLIGQQSVIVVSAAPIYGVKMIETIQKVFTFFGKALTVDAENWMAHRGTAHVMLNIFRHYNTPPQFIILSGDVHYSFVYDVRLRFRRNSPRITQFTCSGLKNTFPRRLLNCLDTCNRWFYGPTSPLNIFTRRRNMSVTARPPSGADGSALLNHSAIGQLVIHENGTTVTCNALCSGGETVEFPTHDEQ; from the coding sequence GTGAGTTCATCTCGTCAACAGCTTAGCCTGCAGATAGGTGCAACAGACGGTAACGCCCCTGAAATTGAGAAAACTGAAAGTGAGTGCCTTCCTGTGGGGAAGGCGGCATACGTTTACCTGCTTCAAACCACGTTCGTTGCTCCGTTACGAGCCGGCGAAAAATATCATTACGATATCCATATCGAAGACAGCGCCACCGCTTCTCACTGGCAACAGGAAAAACGCGAGTTACTCTACACTAACGAAAACCATTTGAGCTTTCGATGGCAACCCAAGCTTAGCAATGTGCTACATGGTTCCTGTCGCAAGCCACATCATCCGGCAGATGATGCATTGGTGAGAGTTGATGAGCTAATCGCCGATGAATGTCTCGGAAAAAGCAAAAGACCGGACTTACTGTTATTAACGGGCGACCAGGTTTACGCTGACGATGTGGCGGGGCCAATGGTTCAAGCCATACAACAGGTTATTAACCTTCTTGGGCTCTTTCAGGAACCGTTAAAGGGGGCCATCGTCAATCACAGTGATGCCTTACCTGACAGCCCCTATAACTTATATCGTCGCGAGCAAATCTTGCCGCAGATAAGCACCAACACTGTGCTGTCGAAAATCTTTTTTGGCGCTAAGAAAAAACCCGTTTTCACTTCTGTCAACGCCCAGAACCACTTAATTGCGTTTGCCGAAATTATGGCAATGTATTTACTTGTGTGGTCTCCGGTCCTCTGGCGCGGGATCACCTTCAACAAATCGGCGGTAAATCACACTTTCCACGCTAGATTTGAGGAAGAAGAAGCGGCTATAAACGGCTTTTGTGCTTCCTTACCTAAGGTAAGACGCGCTATGGCGCATATTCCGGTATATATGATATTTGACGATCATGATGTTACCGATGACTGGAATCTTAATCGAGGGTGGGAAGAGGAGGTTTACGGCCATCCCCTGTCCCGGCGAATGGTAGGTAATGCTCTGATGGGCTATTGGTTGTGTCAGGGCTGGGGAAACAAGCCAGATAAATTTGCAGCTATCCTCACCCAGGCGAAGCAGGTTTTCACCGATACGGGCCTTAAACAGCACGATAAATTTATTGATACATTATTTGATTTTGAAGACTGGCATTATAACTTGCAAACTCAACCGCCCTTGCACGTCTTAGATACCCGCACCCGTCGCTGGCGTTCCGAGTCCAGTTTACACAAACCCTCTGGTCTTATGGACTGGGAGGCGCTGTGCGAGTTTCAACAAGATCTTATTGGCCAACAATCCGTTATTGTGGTTTCTGCCGCTCCAATTTATGGGGTGAAAATGATTGAAACTATTCAAAAAGTTTTCACTTTTTTTGGCAAGGCGCTCACCGTCGATGCCGAAAACTGGATGGCTCATCGCGGCACAGCTCATGTCATGTTAAACATTTTTCGCCATTACAACACTCCACCTCAATTCATTATATTGTCAGGGGATGTGCATTATTCTTTTGTCTACGACGTTAGACTACGTTTTAGACGCAATAGTCCGCGGATCACGCAGTTTACCTGCAGTGGGCTAAAAAATACCTTTCCCCGCAGATTGCTGAACTGCCTGGACACCTGTAACCGCTGGTTCTACGGACCGACTTCACCACTTAACATATTTACCCGTCGCCGAAATATGTCGGTGACCGCGCGCCCTCCTTCCGGTGCTGATGGCTCTGCATTACTGAACCATTCCGCAATCGGGCAACTTGTGATACATGAAAATGGCACCACTGTAACCTGCAATGCTTTGTGTAGCGGAGGAGAAACGGTAGAATTTCCCACTCATGATGAGCAATAA
- a CDS encoding NAD-dependent epimerase/dehydratase family protein: protein MTINKTALVLGATGLVGKALVKQLLVDPRYDAITCVVRRPLPAKLFNDPLHKLNPIVIDFEKLQEYHGYFNVRHVYCCLGTTLKTAGSKEAFRKVDFEYVHIAAQLCRNSQCEGFVWISCVGADAASSNFYLRVKGELENAILRMTQLKHAAAVRPSLLLGKRHESRPMEQVAQYMAPIVGMFMVGPFAKYRPVSAVEVAHKMISLQHF, encoded by the coding sequence GTGACAATCAATAAAACTGCTTTGGTACTAGGAGCGACTGGATTGGTGGGGAAGGCGTTGGTCAAACAATTGCTGGTGGATCCTCGTTATGATGCTATCACCTGTGTAGTGCGGCGTCCTCTGCCAGCGAAATTGTTCAACGATCCGCTACACAAGTTGAATCCCATTGTCATCGATTTTGAGAAGCTTCAGGAATATCATGGTTACTTTAATGTAAGACATGTTTACTGTTGCTTAGGTACCACCCTTAAAACCGCTGGTTCGAAAGAGGCGTTCAGAAAAGTAGATTTTGAATACGTGCATATAGCAGCGCAGTTGTGCCGAAACTCCCAATGCGAGGGCTTCGTTTGGATATCCTGTGTTGGTGCAGATGCAGCCAGTTCAAACTTTTACCTGCGGGTGAAAGGGGAATTGGAAAATGCCATTTTACGCATGACGCAACTGAAGCATGCAGCAGCCGTGCGCCCCTCGTTGCTGTTGGGAAAACGACATGAGAGCCGGCCCATGGAACAAGTTGCGCAGTACATGGCGCCTATCGTGGGTATGTTTATGGTAGGGCCTTTCGCTAAATACCGTCCGGTCAGCGCAGTAGAAGTCGCTCATAAAATGATTTCTCTTCAACATTTCTAA
- a CDS encoding NAD-dependent epimerase/dehydratase family protein, whose product MTAGLTICGCGWLGKYLATRAHATMDVIGTTRSEENFPALQALGVTPFLFSLGDNVEALVSAGTSSTVVLNIPPGRKEPVGAVFISQMTKLIDKFVSSGAKHIIFISTTSVYGEDDGMFKEDTPVSPQTASAKAHVAIEQHLSSNSDGRFTILRLAGLVGPDRHPVHSLAGRLLEKGEKAVNLVHVDDAVAAILALKKQGGRGQTLHLCSNQHPKRGDYYSFCAHTKGLAVPQFNAYQEIPVSGKIIDASRSWQQLGLTLRYASPYDMI is encoded by the coding sequence ATGACTGCTGGACTTACAATTTGTGGATGCGGATGGCTCGGTAAATATCTTGCCACCCGCGCTCACGCTACCATGGACGTTATCGGCACCACCCGCTCAGAAGAAAATTTTCCGGCTTTACAAGCGCTTGGAGTCACTCCTTTTCTGTTTTCGTTAGGTGACAACGTCGAAGCGCTCGTCTCTGCCGGTACATCCTCCACCGTGGTACTTAATATTCCGCCTGGCCGCAAAGAACCGGTCGGAGCAGTGTTTATCAGCCAGATGACCAAACTCATTGACAAATTTGTTTCCTCAGGCGCTAAACATATTATCTTTATCAGCACTACTTCGGTATACGGTGAAGATGATGGAATGTTTAAGGAAGATACGCCTGTTTCGCCACAAACAGCTTCCGCCAAAGCGCATGTGGCTATTGAGCAACACCTTAGTAGCAACAGTGATGGTCGCTTTACTATTTTGCGCTTAGCGGGTCTGGTGGGGCCCGATCGCCACCCGGTTCATTCTCTTGCCGGACGTTTGCTGGAAAAGGGCGAAAAGGCTGTCAATCTGGTACATGTTGATGATGCGGTTGCCGCTATTCTTGCACTTAAAAAACAAGGAGGACGCGGGCAAACGTTGCATTTGTGTAGTAATCAACATCCGAAGCGGGGCGACTATTATTCATTTTGCGCACACACAAAGGGACTTGCAGTACCGCAATTCAATGCGTATCAGGAGATACCGGTGTCTGGTAAGATTATTGATGCGTCCAGAAGCTGGCAACAACTAGGGCTGACGCTACGATACGCCAGCCCTTACGACATGATATAA
- the fldB gene encoding flavodoxin FldB: MSEADLSIGLFYGSTTCYTEMAAEKIQAQLNSLFDAPVVSLHNIKDVALKQAQQHDIIIFGISTWDFGELQEDWESNWEDVYQLDLNGKIVALFGLGDQLGYADWFQDALGMLYDAIEPTGCKIIGKWPNKGYEFAASKALTDDGRFFVGLSLDDENQYDVTDERIHAWSHQLLDELSG, encoded by the coding sequence ATGAGTGAAGCTGACCTGTCGATCGGTCTTTTTTACGGGTCTACCACCTGTTACACCGAAATGGCGGCAGAAAAAATCCAGGCCCAGCTCAACAGTCTGTTTGATGCTCCCGTTGTAAGCTTGCACAATATTAAAGACGTCGCGTTAAAGCAGGCGCAGCAGCACGACATTATTATCTTTGGCATTTCAACCTGGGATTTTGGTGAATTGCAGGAAGATTGGGAATCGAACTGGGAAGATGTTTATCAACTGGATCTGAACGGCAAAATTGTTGCCCTGTTTGGTTTGGGCGATCAGCTTGGGTATGCCGACTGGTTTCAAGACGCATTGGGAATGCTTTATGATGCCATTGAACCCACAGGTTGCAAGATTATTGGCAAGTGGCCCAACAAAGGCTATGAATTTGCTGCATCAAAAGCATTAACTGATGACGGACGTTTTTTTGTTGGGTTATCACTGGATGATGAAAATCAATATGATGTTACCGATGAACGCATTCACGCATGGAGCCACCAGTTACTAGACGAACTTAGTGGCTAA
- the msrA gene encoding peptide-methionine (S)-S-oxide reductase MsrA, which translates to MANVQSATLGGGCFWCIESAFNSVEGVEKAISGYAGGTVDSPSYEQVCGGNTGHAEIVRVEFDADIISFREILEIFFALHNPTQLNRQGNDVGTQYRSVVFYHNDEQKREAEAIIKEITDEAIWPDPVVTEVTELNHYFPAEDYHQDYFKNNPQNQYCAMVVAPKLAKFKKTFASRLRS; encoded by the coding sequence ATGGCAAACGTACAATCTGCAACGCTGGGTGGTGGCTGCTTCTGGTGCATTGAATCAGCTTTCAACAGCGTGGAAGGCGTAGAAAAGGCTATATCCGGCTACGCTGGTGGTACTGTTGATTCGCCGAGCTATGAGCAGGTATGTGGCGGTAACACCGGTCACGCAGAAATCGTGAGAGTAGAATTTGATGCGGATATCATCAGCTTCCGCGAAATTCTGGAAATATTTTTCGCCTTACATAACCCTACTCAGTTAAACCGGCAGGGTAACGATGTAGGGACGCAGTATCGAAGCGTGGTGTTTTATCACAACGACGAGCAAAAACGGGAAGCGGAAGCCATAATTAAAGAGATTACTGATGAAGCCATCTGGCCGGATCCAGTGGTTACAGAAGTTACCGAACTGAATCACTATTTTCCAGCCGAGGATTATCATCAGGATTACTTTAAAAATAATCCACAGAACCAGTATTGCGCAATGGTGGTTGCCCCAAAACTGGCCAAATTTAAAAAGACGTTTGCTTCGCGATTACGCTCTTAG
- a CDS encoding YgjV family protein yields MQYLAEGFGALAVLLNFIGYRQNHVNRYLIVSACALLSVSIHFFMLGAMAAGVGCMLASIRNIFTLRYRSRALLSVFILLNLLFLAYEWFYLDHGPLIFVAYASSLIFTVGSISLEDTTKIRKWFILAESLGLTYSLCVGSVFGAIFNISNLTSIVVKLCQQKQAKELE; encoded by the coding sequence ATGCAATATCTCGCAGAAGGGTTTGGAGCCCTTGCCGTTCTCCTGAATTTTATCGGCTATCGGCAAAACCATGTGAACCGCTATCTTATAGTGTCAGCTTGTGCGCTGTTATCTGTCAGTATCCACTTTTTTATGTTAGGAGCCATGGCTGCCGGTGTAGGGTGTATGTTGGCGAGCATTCGCAATATTTTTACTCTGCGTTACCGCAGTCGAGCTCTCCTCAGCGTATTCATTCTGCTTAACCTCCTGTTTTTGGCGTATGAATGGTTTTATCTTGATCACGGGCCGCTGATATTTGTCGCTTACGCCTCATCTTTAATATTTACCGTAGGGTCTATTTCTCTTGAAGATACTACCAAGATACGCAAATGGTTTATTCTTGCAGAATCGTTGGGGCTGACATACAGCCTATGCGTGGGAAGCGTATTTGGCGCGATATTCAATATCAGCAACTTAACCAGCATTGTGGTGAAGCTTTGCCAGCAGAAACAGGCAAAGGAGCTTGAGTAG
- a CDS encoding mechanosensitive ion channel family protein produces MKVVSSLRETFVQTIKEVFPSITTEDPLYNLIAVGAIFVAALTLLFISRLILQFQITRWVKKTRNVWDDALLAHGFFKRLIHLIPALFIFLVTSILINADSTLHGFLLKTSMLYMLFTALLAVFALLNTVQDIYNASYFAKRASITGFIQVAKLGVAILVMLLSISLIIGKSPLLIVSGLTALAAVLLLIFRDTILGFVAGIQIAANRMFNTGDWIQITKFEVDGEIMEIGLTNVKVQNWDKTISTIPSYSLTNEAVKNWRGMQESGGRRIKRAIYLDIHSIKLCSPPMLERFSRIRFISDYIDKKVNELRAYHKDYSIDETDLLNSRNLTNIGTFRAYLQAYLQKHAHINQSLTLMVRQLPPTELGLPLEVYCFCAEKEWTKYEAVQADIFDHILAMLPKFDLRAYQRDSHLFFSDAVKLPPEQPASTPSDEQPRSPEKQ; encoded by the coding sequence GTGAAAGTAGTTTCTTCGTTACGTGAAACTTTTGTGCAGACTATTAAAGAAGTATTTCCGTCTATTACCACAGAAGATCCTCTTTATAATCTCATTGCAGTGGGAGCCATTTTTGTCGCGGCTCTTACGCTGTTGTTTATCAGCCGTTTGATACTTCAGTTTCAGATTACCCGGTGGGTGAAAAAAACGCGCAATGTATGGGATGATGCCTTGCTCGCCCACGGTTTCTTTAAACGACTTATCCATCTGATACCGGCGTTGTTCATTTTTCTGGTTACCTCGATATTAATTAACGCAGACAGCACCCTGCACGGTTTTTTGCTAAAAACGTCCATGCTATACATGCTGTTCACAGCGCTGCTAGCGGTTTTTGCGCTGCTGAACACAGTGCAGGACATTTACAACGCATCTTATTTTGCCAAGCGCGCTTCCATCACCGGTTTTATACAAGTCGCTAAACTGGGTGTTGCCATTCTGGTTATGCTGCTGAGCATTTCCTTAATTATCGGTAAAAGCCCCTTGCTGATAGTCTCCGGATTAACAGCATTAGCTGCGGTGTTACTGCTGATATTTCGCGATACTATTTTGGGTTTTGTCGCGGGAATTCAGATTGCTGCCAACCGCATGTTCAATACCGGTGACTGGATTCAAATTACCAAATTTGAAGTGGATGGTGAGATTATGGAAATAGGTTTGACCAACGTGAAGGTGCAGAACTGGGACAAAACCATTTCCACTATCCCCAGCTATTCCCTGACCAATGAAGCGGTGAAGAACTGGCGTGGAATGCAAGAATCCGGTGGGCGCAGAATAAAGCGTGCGATTTATCTTGATATCCATTCCATCAAGTTATGTAGCCCGCCCATGTTGGAACGATTTTCACGTATCCGATTTATTTCGGATTACATTGATAAGAAAGTGAATGAATTGCGGGCTTATCATAAAGACTATTCTATTGATGAAACTGATTTGTTAAATAGCCGCAATCTTACCAATATCGGTACATTTCGGGCGTATTTACAAGCGTACCTGCAAAAGCACGCTCACATAAACCAGTCACTTACCTTAATGGTACGGCAACTGCCTCCAACTGAATTGGGACTGCCTCTGGAAGTGTATTGTTTTTGTGCCGAAAAAGAATGGACTAAGTACGAAGCTGTTCAGGCCGACATTTTTGATCATATTCTGGCGATGTTACCGAAGTTTGATCTCCGCGCTTACCAACGCGACAGCCATCTGTTCTTCTCAGATGCCGTAAAGCTGCCGCCAGAGCAACCGGCTTCCACACCGTCAGACGAACAGCCTCGCTCTCCAGAGAAGCAATAA